In Gossypium arboreum isolate Shixiya-1 chromosome 5, ASM2569848v2, whole genome shotgun sequence, a single genomic region encodes these proteins:
- the LOC108452568 gene encoding anther-specific protein LAT52-like produces MAKVQQITLVSLAICLSTLLGLAAAANPEEKFIVEGRVYCDTCRVEFETKISQPIKGASVKLECRNITNEKIVSHSQDVVTDEAGGYKIEVKGDHEDEICEVSLVKSPRADCNEPTEVWRKARVVLTKADGVSGTYRFANNLGYMKKEALPECKKVLTEMGYFELQDEIGEEVEGHSTAP; encoded by the exons ATGGCAAAAGTTCAACAGATCACTCTTGTTTCCTTGGCGATCTGCCTTTCAACCCTCCTCGGCCTCGCCGCGGCCGCCAACCCTGAAGAGAAGTTCATCGTTGAAGGCCGAGTTTACTGCGACACTTGCCGCGTTGAATTTGAGACCAAAATCAGCCAACCAATTAAGG GCGCATCAGTGAAATTAGAATGCCGGAACATTACCAACGAGAAAATCGTGTCGCACAGCCAAGACGTGGTTACCGACGAAGCCGGAGGATACAAGATCGAGGTGAAAGGTGATCACGAAGATGAGATCTGTGAAGTGAGCCTAGTGAAGAGTCCAAGAGCTGATTGCAATGAACCTACTGAAGTATGGAGGAAAGCCAGGGTGGTCTTGACAAAGGCAGATGGTGTCAGTGGGACTTATCGATTCGCCAACAATCTTGGGTACATGAAGAAGGAAGCTCTTCCTGAATGCAAAAAAGTTCTCACAGAAATGGGATATTTTGAACTTCAAGATGAAATTGGGGAGGAAGTTGAAGGTCATTCTACTGCCCCATGA
- the LOC108451049 gene encoding anther-specific protein LAT52-like, with translation MANIFIIALLCFTISVSSSLNYSYGAAEENMHYMVVGHVYCDTCRVEFETKLSEPISGAVVKLECRNRTNEAITFQSPEIVADSHGDYHIIVEGDYEESDCDVALVRSPRADCSDPTEAWRKSRVVLTTFDGLSNKLRFANNLGFKKDIALPQCTRILKEMGYYELSQEDGDFELSQEDGDFTHSSEL, from the exons ATGGCAAATATTTTTATAATCGCCCTTCTCTGCTTCACCATTAGTGTTTCCTCCTCACTCAACTACTCCTATGGGGCTGCTGAAGAAAATATGCATTATATGGTTGTAGGACATGTTTATTGCGACACTTGCCGTGTTGAATTCGAGACTAAACTTAGCGAACCCATTAGTG GAGCAGTAGTGAAATTGGAATGTAGGAACCGTACCAACGAAGCGATTACATTCCAGAGCCCAGAAATAGTGGCTGACAGTCACGGAGACTACCACATCATAGTGGAAGGCGATTATGAGGAATCAGACTGCGACGTTGCTTTGGTGAGGAGTCCAAGGGCTGATTGCAGTGATCCCACCGAAGCGTGGAGAAAATCCAGGGTGGTTCTCACCACATTTGATGGTCTCAGCAATAAACTGCGTTTTGCCAACAATCTTGGGTTTAAGAAGGACATAGCTCTTCCTCAGTGCACTCGAATTCTTAAAGAGATGGGCTATTATGAGCTTAGTCAAGAAGATGGAGACTTTGAGCTTAGTCAAGAAGATGGAGACTTTACCCATTCGTCAGAACtataa